A genomic segment from Rickettsiella endosymbiont of Miltochrista miniata encodes:
- the rsmB gene encoding 16S rRNA (cytosine(967)-C(5))-methyltransferase RsmB: protein MSNSRAIAAQIISRVLKARISLTDALSAGVNADINSRDRAFIQELCYGVIRWYAPLKQLCSYLLKKPLNATDQDVYALLLIGLYQLNYLRTSPHAAVHETVQAARELHKVWAVPLINGVLRSFQRQKASLLKKLPKDSHFAHPDWLIKKLQQAWPDEWQAILAANNHLPPMSLRVNLLKITRKDYAQKLKDNGIAGSLSELSQTGIMLDESCPVLKIPGFMEGEVSIQDTAAQLAASLLLLAPGQRVLDACAAPGGKTTHILELQPDLESCLAVDHDAIRLKKVKENLNRLRLTDKKVQLLCTKAEDLKSTWKGGLFDRILLDAPCSGTGVIRKHPDIKLLRREEDIAKLAEQQYQLISSLWGLLKPNGILLYVTCSVLPEENSEVLLRFLSHYSDAKEEVIDEKWGVACPIGRQILPQIHGPDGFYYARLRKRA, encoded by the coding sequence ATGTCTAACTCCCGGGCAATTGCCGCACAAATCATTTCTCGTGTTTTAAAAGCCAGAATATCACTTACGGATGCTTTATCAGCCGGTGTAAATGCTGATATTAATTCTCGTGATAGAGCATTTATTCAAGAATTATGTTATGGGGTGATACGCTGGTATGCGCCTTTGAAGCAGCTTTGTTCCTATTTATTAAAAAAACCTCTTAATGCCACCGATCAAGATGTTTATGCCCTATTGCTAATAGGGCTTTACCAACTTAATTACTTAAGGACATCCCCGCATGCGGCCGTTCATGAAACGGTACAAGCAGCGAGAGAACTGCATAAGGTATGGGCAGTGCCATTAATTAATGGGGTGCTACGATCATTTCAACGACAAAAAGCCAGTTTATTAAAAAAATTACCTAAAGATAGTCATTTTGCACACCCTGATTGGTTAATAAAAAAGTTACAGCAGGCATGGCCCGATGAATGGCAAGCAATTTTAGCCGCCAATAATCATTTACCTCCTATGAGTCTACGCGTTAATCTTTTGAAAATTACGCGAAAAGATTACGCACAAAAATTAAAAGACAACGGTATAGCTGGGAGCTTAAGCGAATTGAGTCAAACCGGAATTATGCTCGATGAATCTTGCCCGGTACTGAAAATACCAGGTTTTATGGAGGGGGAAGTTTCCATACAAGATACGGCTGCACAATTGGCTGCGTCCTTATTGTTATTAGCGCCTGGACAACGAGTTTTAGATGCTTGTGCAGCACCGGGAGGGAAAACAACACATATTTTGGAATTACAACCTGATTTAGAGAGTTGTCTTGCTGTCGATCATGATGCAATCCGTTTAAAGAAGGTTAAGGAAAATCTTAATCGCTTAAGATTGACAGATAAAAAGGTGCAATTGTTATGCACGAAAGCAGAGGATCTCAAAAGTACTTGGAAGGGAGGCTTATTCGATAGAATCTTATTAGATGCGCCTTGTTCGGGAACCGGCGTTATTCGTAAGCACCCTGACATTAAATTATTACGCAGAGAAGAGGATATTGCTAAATTAGCAGAACAACAATATCAACTGATATCAAGCCTTTGGGGATTATTAAAGCCGAATGGTATCTTATTGTATGTGACTTGCTCGGTATTGCCGGAGGAAAATAGCGAGGTATTACTTCGTTTTCTATCTCATTACTCAGATGCAAAAGAAGAGGTCATCGACGAAAAATGGGGAGTAGCATGCCCAATAGGGAGGCAAATTCTTCCCCAAATTCATGGACCTGATGGCTTTTATTATGCTAGGTTACGTAAAAGAGCTTAG
- the fmt gene encoding methionyl-tRNA formyltransferase, with protein sequence MKLIFAGTPEFALPSLQALLSSSHEICAVYTQPDRPAGRGRKLLMSPVKKLALENKLPVYQPTSLRDADEQKKLATFHADLMVVVAYGLILPPEILTIPRFGCINVHASLLPRWRGAAPIQRAILEGDPETGVTIMQMDEGLDTGEMIKKFSCAIEPNDTNKTLQDRLADLGARALIETLNIIERGSYRSEPQNEKASTYAKKINKSEAEIDWEKSAVYLDRMVRAFHPKPIARVVLGKSILRICKAEVLDETTSEKPGLILKADREGIDVATGKGVLRLLEVQWPGGRCLPISSFIHGKSELFHVGAILDRMYV encoded by the coding sequence TTGAAGCTCATTTTTGCAGGGACGCCTGAGTTTGCCTTGCCCAGCTTACAAGCTTTGTTGAGCTCTAGCCATGAAATATGCGCGGTCTATACACAACCTGATCGCCCAGCTGGAAGAGGTCGAAAATTGTTAATGAGTCCGGTTAAAAAACTGGCTTTAGAGAATAAACTTCCTGTTTACCAGCCTACGAGTTTACGTGACGCTGACGAACAAAAAAAATTAGCTACTTTTCATGCAGATTTAATGGTGGTAGTCGCCTATGGTCTTATTCTTCCGCCTGAGATATTAACCATACCTCGTTTTGGCTGTATCAATGTCCATGCATCTTTATTACCACGTTGGCGAGGTGCCGCACCTATTCAACGGGCGATTTTAGAAGGCGATCCAGAAACCGGTGTTACCATCATGCAAATGGATGAAGGTCTTGATACGGGTGAAATGATAAAGAAATTTTCATGTGCAATAGAACCGAACGATACTAATAAAACCTTACAAGATCGATTAGCTGATTTAGGCGCTCGAGCGTTAATAGAAACTTTAAATATAATCGAAAGAGGCTCTTATCGTTCAGAACCACAGAATGAAAAAGCCAGTACTTATGCAAAAAAAATTAATAAATCGGAAGCGGAAATAGATTGGGAGAAGTCCGCGGTTTACTTAGACAGAATGGTGCGTGCTTTTCATCCTAAGCCAATTGCTCGCGTGGTATTAGGAAAATCTATACTGCGTATTTGTAAAGCAGAAGTTCTCGATGAAACCACTTCCGAAAAGCCTGGTTTAATCTTAAAAGCTGACCGAGAAGGTATAGATGTGGCTACAGGAAAAGGTGTTTTACGTTTATTAGAAGTGCAATGGCCGGGCGGCAGATGCCTACCGATTTCAAGCTTTATCCATGGTAAATCGGAATTATTTCATGTGGGTGCGATTTTAGATCGAATGTATGTCTAA
- the def gene encoding peptide deformylase encodes MAIHPIIQLPDVRLRAPTEPVAIFDESLQQLIEDMFETMYAAKGIGLAAPQIAISKKLAVIDVSNNKSKTWCLINPIIIEKKGEALMEEGCLSVPGIYDKAPRALWVKLQALDRHGKPYEIEAEDLLAHCIQHEIDHLNGKLFLDHLSPLKRQLARKKLDKIKKRGKS; translated from the coding sequence ATGGCTATTCATCCTATTATTCAGCTCCCAGATGTACGTTTGCGCGCGCCTACAGAACCAGTTGCCATTTTTGATGAAAGTTTACAGCAATTAATTGAGGATATGTTTGAGACGATGTACGCTGCTAAGGGTATAGGGTTAGCTGCTCCACAAATTGCTATTAGCAAAAAATTAGCGGTTATTGATGTTTCCAATAATAAGTCGAAAACTTGGTGTTTAATTAACCCAATCATTATTGAGAAAAAAGGTGAGGCTTTAATGGAAGAAGGTTGTTTATCAGTGCCAGGGATTTATGACAAAGCTCCGCGAGCGTTATGGGTTAAACTTCAGGCCTTAGATAGACATGGAAAGCCATATGAAATCGAAGCAGAAGATTTATTGGCGCATTGTATACAACATGAAATAGACCATCTAAACGGTAAGTTATTTTTAGATCATTTATCCCCTCTTAAACGTCAGTTAGCACGTAAAAAGCTTGATAAAATCAAGAAAAGGGGGAAATCTTGA
- the cydB gene encoding cytochrome d ubiquinol oxidase subunit II, with amino-acid sequence MLLILTWATIISLIIMMYVLLDGFDLGVGILFPWIKSSEYRDIMMSTVVPVWDGNETWLVFGAAALYAAFPIAYGILLPTLYMPIMILLVALIFRGVAFEFRFKAHKSQFVWDIAFASGSILAAFIQGIILGTFVKGYGNHLPLSHSAYHWLTPFTIFTGVAVVCGYALLGATWLIIKTAGVLQERMYKAAKVLLPLVAFFLISVSIWTPIVEPQVMQRWFSLPNFFYLSPLPILTILIVFYNFYCLHKKKEKLPFILTIGLFVLSYTGFCISAWPYIIPHVLPVWEAAAPPSTLKFILVGAAIILPILLIYTLYSYHVFRGKVKTVIHY; translated from the coding sequence ATGCTTTTAATTCTTACCTGGGCCACGATTATCTCTTTAATTATAATGATGTATGTTTTGTTGGATGGTTTTGACTTGGGAGTAGGTATTTTATTTCCGTGGATTAAATCGAGTGAATATAGAGATATTATGATGAGCACCGTTGTGCCCGTCTGGGATGGAAATGAAACTTGGTTAGTGTTTGGTGCCGCGGCTTTATATGCCGCTTTCCCAATTGCGTATGGCATTTTGTTACCTACTTTATATATGCCGATCATGATTTTATTAGTTGCATTAATTTTTCGTGGGGTTGCTTTCGAGTTTCGGTTTAAGGCGCATAAAAGTCAGTTTGTTTGGGATATTGCTTTTGCATCAGGGTCAATATTGGCGGCTTTTATTCAAGGGATCATTTTAGGTACGTTTGTAAAAGGATATGGTAACCATCTACCTTTATCACATTCCGCTTATCATTGGCTCACACCTTTTACCATTTTTACCGGGGTTGCTGTGGTTTGCGGCTATGCTTTATTAGGAGCAACATGGCTAATTATAAAAACAGCTGGAGTTTTACAAGAGAGGATGTACAAAGCAGCCAAAGTTTTATTACCACTAGTTGCCTTTTTTCTAATCAGTGTGAGTATCTGGACGCCGATAGTCGAACCGCAAGTTATGCAGCGTTGGTTTTCCTTACCCAACTTTTTTTATTTATCTCCCTTGCCGATTTTAACGATATTGATAGTATTTTATAATTTTTATTGCTTACATAAGAAAAAAGAAAAATTGCCTTTTATTTTAACCATAGGCTTGTTTGTTTTATCGTATACTGGATTTTGTATTAGTGCGTGGCCTTATATTATTCCGCATGTGTTGCCTGTTTGGGAAGCGGCTGCTCCTCCCTCCACGTTAAAATTTATATTAGTCGGCGCAGCGATTATTTTACCGATATTATTAATTTATACACTTTATTCTTATCATGTTTTTCGAGGGAAAGTAAAAACAGTTATTCATTATTGA
- a CDS encoding cytochrome ubiquinol oxidase subunit I, with protein sequence MIIDTTLLSRIQFGFTIGFHILFPTLNIGLAVFLSVMEGIWLKTGNPVYLRICQFWTKIFALTFGMGVVSGIVLAYELGTNFGPFISTAGGVIGALFVYEVLSAFFLEAGFLGVMLFGWDKVGPRLHYLATLLVTLGTLFSALGILSANSWMQTPAGFHIDAGKYVVDSWWAVVFNPSAIPRFLHMVMASLLTTCFAIAGVSAWYLLKRKYLDIAKPCFSFVFAAAMVIAPVQILLGDMVGLKVFEYQPLKTAAIEANWNTQNGAPLILFAVPNSKQEKNYYEISIPKLASLINTHHWDGKLIGLKSVPRADRPVVGATFWMFRVMVGIGFLFFFVALYALWQRWRGKLYNSDILYRLCILIAPLGFLSTIAGWVTAESGRQPWIVYNLISTSQGASIVPLHQVIISLALLVTVYGIIFTFYLFYLFKLIRNGPTPPILDESVAEVITETPFKYLAPEGK encoded by the coding sequence ATGATTATCGATACTACACTGCTTTCCCGCATTCAGTTCGGATTTACGATTGGTTTTCATATCTTATTTCCTACGCTCAATATTGGTTTAGCCGTTTTTTTATCGGTAATGGAAGGAATTTGGTTAAAAACGGGGAATCCTGTTTATTTAAGAATTTGCCAATTTTGGACTAAGATTTTTGCCCTGACCTTTGGTATGGGTGTAGTTTCAGGTATTGTTTTGGCCTATGAGTTAGGAACTAACTTCGGACCTTTCATTAGTACGGCTGGTGGTGTCATAGGCGCACTTTTTGTCTATGAAGTTCTTTCAGCTTTTTTCCTTGAAGCTGGGTTTTTAGGTGTAATGTTATTCGGATGGGACAAAGTGGGTCCTAGATTACATTATTTGGCGACTTTGCTAGTGACCTTAGGCACGCTATTTTCTGCCTTAGGAATTTTATCTGCAAATTCTTGGATGCAGACTCCTGCTGGCTTCCATATTGATGCCGGTAAATATGTGGTAGATAGTTGGTGGGCTGTAGTATTTAACCCATCAGCTATTCCACGTTTTCTGCACATGGTTATGGCGTCATTGCTAACCACTTGTTTTGCTATTGCAGGCGTGTCAGCCTGGTATTTATTAAAGAGAAAATATCTAGATATCGCTAAACCCTGTTTTTCGTTTGTTTTTGCCGCAGCTATGGTGATAGCTCCTGTTCAAATTTTGTTGGGTGATATGGTCGGTTTAAAGGTTTTTGAATATCAACCGCTTAAAACTGCAGCAATAGAAGCTAATTGGAACACGCAAAATGGAGCTCCTTTAATTTTATTTGCTGTTCCAAATAGTAAACAAGAAAAAAATTATTATGAAATAAGTATCCCAAAACTCGCGAGTTTAATTAATACACACCATTGGGATGGTAAATTAATTGGTCTAAAAAGTGTCCCACGCGCAGACAGACCTGTTGTGGGAGCTACCTTTTGGATGTTTCGAGTGATGGTAGGTATAGGTTTTTTATTTTTTTTCGTTGCACTCTATGCTCTCTGGCAAAGATGGCGCGGAAAACTTTATAACTCTGATATACTTTATCGTTTATGTATTTTAATAGCACCCTTAGGTTTTCTGAGTACCATTGCAGGTTGGGTAACGGCAGAATCTGGCCGGCAGCCTTGGATTGTATATAATTTAATCAGCACCTCCCAAGGTGCATCAATAGTTCCACTGCATCAGGTAATTATTTCTTTAGCCCTGCTAGTTACTGTTTATGGAATTATATTTACTTTTTACCTCTTTTATCTTTTTAAATTAATTCGCAACGGACCTACTCCTCCGATATTGGATGAATCAGTCGCAGAAGTGATAACCGAAACGCCCTTTAAATATTTAGCGCCAGAGGGTAAATAA
- the thpR gene encoding RNA 2',3'-cyclic phosphodiesterase yields the protein MSTHDPLRLFFAVELNSELRQALSQLIDELKQEPWGHRVRWVHPENLHVTLRFLGTTNPDKISELAKHAHNAINKIEPFPLQLHNIRFFPSPTAPRAIAADIIPTSELFELAYALEEVASNLGFTPETKPYLPHLTLGRIIHHHAPNLREELNLNTSPMIVNGIVLFNSKKTEYSQSYTPLEYISLQKSKVSSSTEV from the coding sequence TTGAGTACTCACGATCCTTTACGTCTATTTTTTGCCGTCGAACTAAATTCCGAACTACGTCAAGCCCTATCTCAACTTATTGATGAACTTAAACAAGAACCTTGGGGGCACCGCGTTAGATGGGTTCACCCAGAAAATTTACATGTCACCTTACGTTTTTTAGGTACAACTAATCCTGATAAAATTTCCGAATTAGCTAAACATGCGCACAATGCAATTAATAAGATCGAACCCTTTCCTCTGCAGTTGCATAATATTCGTTTTTTTCCATCTCCTACTGCACCACGCGCCATAGCCGCAGATATTATTCCTACTTCTGAACTTTTTGAACTTGCCTATGCACTAGAAGAAGTCGCTTCGAACTTAGGTTTTACTCCAGAAACTAAACCCTATTTACCTCATTTAACTTTGGGCCGGATTATTCACCATCATGCACCCAATCTACGCGAAGAATTAAATTTAAATACCAGCCCTATGATAGTCAATGGAATTGTCCTATTTAATAGTAAAAAAACGGAATACAGTCAGAGCTATACGCCCCTCGAGTATATTTCGTTACAAAAATCCAAAGTAAGCAGTAGCACAGAGGTTTAA
- the dapA gene encoding 4-hydroxy-tetrahydrodipicolinate synthase — protein MFHGSIVALITPMRENGDVDYACLRKLVDWHIAQRTDAIVVIGTTGEASTLSIEEQHNVIRTVVEQTHRRIPIIASTGTQSTQKTIEQTRTAMEIGVDACLLVTPYYNLPTQEGLYQHYRLIADKVPIPQILYNIPKRTGCDLLPETVARLAGIANIVGIKEGQPDRAKTILELCGKNIDVYSGDDNTALEIMRMGGKGVISVAANLVPQTMHNLYELTKKEDWEAADKIDRQLRPLYQGLFIESNPIPVKWLAAEKGLISSSILRLPLTTLSAGKHAGLKPTIDLLEALS, from the coding sequence ATGTTTCATGGCAGTATAGTCGCATTGATAACACCTATGCGAGAAAATGGAGATGTTGATTATGCTTGTTTACGTAAACTAGTTGACTGGCATATTGCACAACGCACAGATGCTATTGTCGTCATTGGAACTACCGGAGAGGCATCAACCCTCAGCATAGAAGAACAACATAATGTCATAAGAACAGTCGTTGAACAAACTCATCGGCGCATCCCGATTATAGCCAGCACAGGCACCCAATCCACTCAAAAAACCATTGAACAAACAAGGACAGCTATGGAAATAGGCGTAGATGCTTGCCTATTAGTGACTCCTTATTACAACCTCCCTACACAGGAAGGTCTTTATCAGCATTATCGACTAATAGCAGATAAAGTCCCTATCCCCCAAATTTTATATAATATACCTAAACGTACGGGGTGTGACTTATTGCCTGAAACGGTGGCTAGACTAGCGGGTATCGCAAATATTGTGGGTATAAAGGAAGGTCAACCTGATCGTGCAAAAACCATTTTAGAGTTATGTGGTAAAAATATAGATGTTTATAGCGGGGATGATAATACCGCTCTAGAAATTATGCGTATGGGTGGTAAAGGTGTCATTTCGGTAGCAGCAAATCTTGTACCGCAAACTATGCACAATCTTTATGAATTAACCAAAAAAGAAGACTGGGAAGCCGCTGATAAAATAGACAGACAGCTTCGCCCGTTATATCAAGGTTTATTTATTGAATCTAACCCTATACCTGTTAAATGGTTAGCGGCGGAAAAAGGCTTAATTTCATCTTCCATTTTGCGCCTGCCGTTAACGACCCTGTCGGCAGGGAAGCATGCTGGCTTGAAACCTACTATCGATTTATTAGAGGCGCTATCTTAA
- a CDS encoding aminoglycoside phosphotransferase family protein: MSIFEQTSQLTSLRNWLKESCSLPDANLDLQPLINDASSRQYFRLRLDNFSHIVMIAPPDKENIINFVAIARDFASQGIYTPEILAYNIEQGFMLLSDLGNDLYLNILNSNTADDLYTRALSVIYQIQVCNPKLPNNQALNLFNEEHIRLEFDIFIDWFLLKHLELNITKEFSNILENTFKLLIGSALEQPQVCVHRDYHSRNLLLLENKKVGVLDFQDAVYGPITYDAASLLRDAYIDWPKEQVDKWISKFYDMLHLNDQHPLEKFFRWFDLISIQRHLKILGIFARLCYRDNKPHYLPLIFRVLNYINKACESYPELSEFKELLETKIQTKSYEKEKK; the protein is encoded by the coding sequence ATGTCTATTTTTGAACAAACATCGCAATTAACGTCATTAAGAAATTGGTTAAAAGAGTCTTGTTCTTTACCAGACGCAAACCTTGATCTGCAGCCATTAATAAATGACGCGAGCTCGCGACAATATTTTCGCTTGCGATTAGATAACTTTAGTCATATTGTTATGATCGCTCCTCCAGACAAAGAAAATATAATTAATTTTGTTGCCATTGCTAGGGATTTTGCAAGCCAAGGCATCTATACACCAGAAATACTTGCTTATAACATTGAACAAGGATTTATGTTACTAAGTGATTTAGGTAATGATTTATATTTGAATATTTTAAATTCAAATACTGCTGATGATTTATATACGCGTGCTTTATCGGTTATCTATCAAATTCAAGTTTGCAATCCAAAACTTCCAAACAATCAAGCTTTAAATTTATTTAACGAGGAGCATATACGTTTGGAATTTGACATATTTATTGATTGGTTTTTACTCAAACATTTAGAATTAAATATAACCAAAGAATTTAGCAATATACTCGAAAATACTTTTAAACTGCTAATTGGCTCAGCTCTAGAGCAGCCACAGGTCTGCGTTCATCGAGATTATCATTCCCGTAATCTATTGTTGTTAGAAAACAAAAAAGTGGGTGTATTAGACTTTCAAGACGCTGTTTATGGACCCATTACCTATGATGCCGCCTCATTATTACGAGATGCTTATATTGATTGGCCGAAAGAGCAAGTCGACAAATGGATATCAAAATTTTACGATATGCTACATCTAAACGATCAACATCCTCTAGAAAAATTTTTTCGTTGGTTTGATCTTATAAGTATCCAAAGACATTTAAAAATACTCGGAATTTTTGCACGACTTTGTTATCGTGATAATAAACCACATTATTTACCGCTAATTTTTCGAGTATTAAATTATATCAATAAAGCCTGTGAGAGCTATCCTGAGCTCTCCGAATTTAAGGAACTATTGGAAACAAAGATTCAAACTAAGTCGTATGAGAAAGAAAAAAAATGA
- the murU gene encoding N-acetylmuramate alpha-1-phosphate uridylyltransferase MurU — MKAMILAAGRGLRLRPLTDKTPKPLIIVANQPLIVHQVLKLAKIGIKEIVINVSYQAKQIIDALGDGRAYGVRIEYSFEPTALETGGGICQALSILGSNPFIVISADIWTDFSLECLLSHALNSFALAHLILVDNPSFHPQGDFNLTQTGLLNLDDTSNKFTFASLGVYHPDIFQSKSGAFPLSSLLYEYIAEKKITGEYYKGLWFNIGTPTELERLNDYLNQKK; from the coding sequence ATGAAAGCGATGATACTTGCCGCCGGCCGAGGTCTGCGGCTGCGCCCTCTAACGGATAAAACGCCTAAACCCTTAATAATAGTCGCTAATCAGCCACTCATTGTGCACCAAGTATTAAAATTAGCAAAAATAGGCATTAAAGAAATAGTCATTAATGTTTCTTATCAAGCTAAACAAATTATAGACGCGCTAGGCGATGGCCGAGCTTACGGCGTTAGAATTGAATATTCTTTTGAACCAACCGCGCTCGAAACAGGAGGAGGAATTTGTCAAGCACTAAGCATTTTGGGATCCAATCCATTTATTGTCATAAGTGCTGATATCTGGACAGATTTTTCATTGGAATGTTTATTATCGCACGCATTAAATTCGTTTGCCCTAGCCCATCTTATCTTAGTGGACAATCCAAGTTTTCATCCCCAAGGTGATTTTAATCTTACCCAAACTGGTTTATTAAACTTAGATGACACTTCAAATAAATTTACCTTTGCTAGCCTTGGAGTTTATCACCCCGATATATTTCAAAGTAAATCAGGGGCATTTCCGCTATCATCGCTGTTATATGAGTATATAGCTGAAAAGAAAATAACTGGGGAATATTATAAAGGCTTATGGTTTAACATAGGAACACCTACCGAATTGGAACGTCTCAATGATTATCTGAACCAAAAAAAGTAA
- the proC gene encoding pyrroline-5-carboxylate reductase, which produces MQNSIISFIGAGNMATSLIQGLLKENYPAKNIWATNNSLEQLNKLKNLNINLTTDNRHAVQVADIVVLAVKPQILKSVAIEIAELIQEKKPLIISIAVGIDLNSLERYLSRQKLALIRCMPNTPALIGCGTTGLFANQYCSDAQKNAAESIFRSVGTVVWLPTEEQIDMVATLSGSGPAYFFLFMEALEQAGIELGLSKENANLLTLQTALGSVRMAMESKNSMAELRRQVTSPGGTTERALEFLKNSDFSDIVKNSLKIAKNRAEELAKGLK; this is translated from the coding sequence ATGCAAAATTCTATTATCAGTTTCATTGGTGCAGGCAACATGGCAACTAGCCTAATCCAGGGCTTATTGAAAGAAAACTATCCTGCCAAAAACATATGGGCAACGAATAATAGTCTAGAGCAGCTAAATAAATTAAAAAATTTAAATATCAACCTGACTACTGACAATCGCCATGCTGTACAAGTGGCAGACATTGTCGTTTTAGCTGTAAAACCTCAAATATTAAAAAGCGTTGCTATTGAAATCGCTGAGCTTATCCAAGAGAAAAAACCTTTAATTATTTCGATTGCAGTGGGTATCGATTTAAATAGCTTAGAACGGTACCTATCTCGTCAAAAATTAGCACTGATACGTTGCATGCCCAACACACCTGCTTTAATTGGTTGTGGAACAACCGGATTATTTGCAAATCAATATTGTTCGGATGCTCAAAAAAATGCGGCCGAATCTATCTTCCGCAGTGTAGGAACTGTCGTTTGGTTACCTACGGAAGAACAAATCGATATGGTTGCTACTTTATCAGGAAGTGGTCCGGCTTATTTTTTTCTATTTATGGAAGCCCTAGAACAAGCAGGCATTGAATTAGGTCTATCAAAAGAAAATGCTAATTTACTCACCTTACAAACTGCATTAGGATCCGTTCGAATGGCTATGGAAAGTAAAAATTCGATGGCTGAGTTAAGACGACAGGTAACTTCACCGGGTGGCACGACTGAACGAGCGTTAGAATTTTTAAAAAACTCTGATTTTTCCGATATTGTAAAAAATTCTCTTAAAATAGCTAAAAATCGCGCAGAAGAATTAGCTAAGGGTCTTAAATAA
- a CDS encoding protein kinase domain-containing protein, whose protein sequence is MKLSPQVCNQLFPEQSVDKISHLDSGKMGSVYTVTLNNGEILCVKILTKNHHSKLQDSNGWKLAYEDLDFHFKSYEDNQYFYFTIPYFKGELFHYASQYSLRSRFQIIQNLIKATADIHRKGLIHRDLKCNNIIINKTLGNKVNIIDFGRSVNVFLSTKMNEEKEELLEKATADIPALQLPGQGTRPSNIRRVFQPYTAPEYFKKHYYNGSTIGFRSDYYSIAQLFRFLIPEYSYLADEVLHTEGLDRNAAFADFSRKIDDTIMNNKFNPRFDENNSVFSKQFIFYKKIIFFIRQILDRLFALTFQYPEQTFKHTNECNNHKNIAVGFFKRDKQNTMDINSASYISRNPTFCR, encoded by the coding sequence ATGAAATTATCTCCTCAAGTCTGCAACCAACTTTTCCCCGAGCAGTCAGTTGATAAAATCAGCCATTTAGACAGCGGGAAAATGGGTAGTGTTTATACAGTTACACTAAATAATGGAGAAATCCTTTGTGTTAAAATTTTAACAAAAAATCACCATTCTAAGCTGCAAGATAGTAATGGTTGGAAATTGGCTTATGAAGATTTAGATTTTCATTTTAAATCTTATGAAGATAATCAATATTTTTATTTTACCATTCCTTATTTTAAGGGGGAGTTATTTCATTATGCAAGTCAATATTCCCTTAGATCAAGATTTCAAATCATTCAGAATTTAATTAAAGCTACGGCTGATATTCACCGCAAAGGGCTTATTCATAGGGACTTAAAATGTAATAATATAATTATTAATAAGACGTTAGGAAATAAAGTAAATATTATTGATTTTGGTAGAAGCGTTAATGTTTTTCTATCTACTAAAATGAATGAAGAAAAAGAAGAACTCCTTGAAAAAGCAACAGCCGATATACCTGCATTACAATTACCCGGCCAAGGAACTAGACCATCCAATATAAGAAGAGTTTTTCAACCTTACACAGCACCAGAATATTTCAAAAAGCATTATTATAATGGATCTACTATTGGATTTCGATCCGATTATTATTCGATAGCACAGCTATTCAGATTTTTAATTCCAGAATATTCTTATCTAGCGGATGAAGTGCTGCATACGGAAGGACTAGATCGTAATGCAGCCTTTGCAGATTTTTCCAGAAAAATAGATGATACGATTATGAATAATAAGTTTAATCCGAGATTTGACGAAAATAATAGTGTTTTTTCTAAGCAGTTTATTTTTTACAAAAAAATAATTTTTTTTATACGCCAAATCCTAGATAGATTATTTGCTCTTACTTTTCAGTACCCCGAACAAACATTTAAACACACTAATGAATGCAATAATCATAAAAATATTGCAGTCGGGTTTTTTAAACGAGACAAACAAAACACAATGGATATAAATTCTGCAAGTTACATATCCAGAAATCCTACCTTTTGTAGATAA